AACTTGTGATCAATAAAATTTTTTTTAATTAATGCAAAAACGGCTGACTTCTTAGAAACGCTCTAACTTTAGAAGAGATTGTAAGTTCCAAATTAGAGCTTCTCTAATTTTTTCTTTATGTTCCGGAAAGTCAAAGATGAAGGTTTCATACCTATAAAGCAGATAGTTTAGGGGACTGTCCTCATTCAAAGGAGGCTTTTCCGAAAAGTAAGGGGAGTCTAAACTTAAACTGTTTAATAAATCACTTAACTCTTTAGCTACGGTTTTTGTAAACACCTTCCTTCGATTTAGTTCTGCAAGTTCCTTTGCAAGATCGCACTTTTTAAGTAGAAATAGAAACCTCTCTTCTTTAGGTAGATCCGCACAAAAATCCATTTGATGTCTCAATTTAGTAGAGTCTAAAAGAGCCAAAACAAAGTGAGTCGCCCAGTCATCTTCTCTTTCAAAGAGTTTAGTTTCGCTGCCATGAGGTTTTATCATTTGCAAAGTTACAATTTTTGCATAAGTGAAAAAACAATCTTCAACAGTTTCGTGTCTTGTGACTTTTCTCATGAGTTTATGCGAGAAAACATCGGGCTTTTCTTCGCTAAAGTAATGAATTTGGAAGTCGGCAATTAAGGCTTTAAGCTTATTTAAATCCTTTAAACTCTTAGATAGAGAGCGGCTTCGGCTTAAAACAGTGACGATAAAACCTTTAAGTCTTGATTGAAAATCATTTCCCTTGATGGAACGACTTTCTAAATCGATAGCAGTCTGTATCGCTTGTTTTTCATAGTAAAAAGGATCGGTTGAAGAAAACATGGCAAACTCTTTTAAGGTAAAATTTTATCTTATTGGCCTGCTAAGTCATCCAGCGCGGCCATTAAGGCTTCCCTTACATTTTCTTCATGGTCCGTAAATTCTGAAATAAATCTTTCACATTTATAAACGAAATAGAGGAAGTGGTTTGTATAATGAGGAGGTTCTTTAAAAGAGCTGCAACTGCTTTGAAGGTCTAAGCTTTTTAAGGTATCATTTAAGTTCGCTATAAATTTTGAGCTATATAAATCTCCTGCACTTACGCCTGCCAGTTCTTTAATTAACTCACATTTTTTTTCAAAAAAATAAAATAACATTTCTTTTGGCATATTTTTAAGGAGCTTTCTTTCCTTGTCAGTCTGATGGACACCGAAGAAGGTTGAAGTAAAATGAGTTAGCCAATTATCGGGTCTTTGAAGGGTTAAAGCGTTGCAATCCTCGAAAGTGCGAAAAATCCCTGAGGTCATAATTTTCATGCAATCCAGTAAGTCTTCGTCAATCTTCGGGTGCTTGATGATTTTCTGCATCAATTTATGCGAAAAAATATCCGGTTTTTCAAGGTTAAAGTAAGTGCTCTTAAATTCTTCTATCAGTTGATTCACTTTTTCTGAATCTTTTAAACTTTTTGAGCTTGAAAAATTACTTGTGGAAACAAGCGTGATAAATCTCTTAAGAGTTGAGCTGAAGCACTTTTCATCAATAGATCGATTGGCTAGGTCTACCACGGTTTGTAAAAGGAAAAAATGGGTATCAAAAATTGAAGAACGCAATTCATTCATTTAAAAGCTCACCGGTAAAGTTTACAAAGAGAAATGACTTTAGCAAGTTGCTTTAAGGTATGCAAGAGATTTTAGCCACTCACACAATATCAGGAGTCATTTATTAGACTTCTTCCGAGTGGTATAGGTCTGCAGTTTCATAAAAAATGTTTAGAGTGGAAATAAGGACTTTTCTTGCCTCTTCCTTAAATTCTATAAATTGGAGAATAAAACACTCAAATCGGTACAAAAGACAGTTAAAGGTTTTTTCTTTTGGAGCTTCTAAAAATGAAGGGGCATTTAGATTTAAATCTTCGATAGCTCTTATTAGCTGCAATACTAACGTTTTGTCGTGAAAGTCTGCTGCATCTGTTTTTATAAGGTCATCGAATAAAGCCTGCTGCTGAATTAATAAAGCTTCCATTTTTTCTTTAGGCAACTCTTTGCCGAATTCTCTTTGTTCATCGAACTGAGCCGGTCCAATTAAGGCGATAAAAAAATGAGTCAACCACTTATCAGACCTATTAATTAGAGCAGCACATTCAAATCGATTAGCGATACTTTCGGCGATAATTGTGGTGTCGCTTATATTTAACTCATCTACAGGGCCGTGCTTTATCACTTTTTTCATAAGCTTATGGGAAAAGATATCGGGTCTTTCGGAGCTAAAGTAATAGGCCTTGAAATCCTTTACCAAAGCGTTGACTTTTTCTTTTTCCTTTAAGCTTTTGCACGAAGAATAGTTACTTTTTGCAACTGCCTTAACAAGGTGTTTGACATTGCTGTTAAAATTCTTTTCTTTAATAGATCGGTCTTCCAACTCAAATGCTATTCTTAGAGCCGATTGTTTATCTAGAATATGCGAAAACCCATTCATGCGAAAAAAACTTTGTTTATAATAGACTTCTTTCGAAACTTTCACTCAATTGTTAAAATAGCTTTTTATGGCCTCTTTTTTTCTAAATTTTTCACACATAGGTTATCCTATGCTTTCAAAATTTATCAAAAAATTTGCACAAAACCAACCCATTCTTGCCATCAAAGCGAGTTTCGAAAAAAGTCTAATGTTTTGGACTTAACTGACGTTAACAAATTGTTTTATGTCCTGCAATCGGGATCTTAAGCTGATTTAAACTTCCCCATTTATTGAAGAGTTAAATAGAGTCAAAAAAAGATGCGCGGCAAAGCTATCCGATCTTTTTAAAAAGTTATGGCCGCCCGGGAACTGTGAAAAAATTTCATGAGATAAGTTTTCTATTTTTTTAAATGTTTGTTCACTGACAGGAGGATGCTGAATGAGGCTTCTCATAAGCTTATGCGATAAAGGGTCTTTCTCTTTATTAAGATAATGCTTCTTAAAATCTTCGATCCAAAAGTTGACTTTCTCTAGATCTTTTAGACCTTCGCTGAAGCAGCCTCCATTAAAAGAAACAACTTTAATAAACTCGCTAATATGCTCTTCAAAGCCCCCGCTATCAAGAGATCGATCGGCTAAATCAAGGACCGTCTGAAAAACTAAAAATTCATTGTAAAAAGGTGAGGAAGGCAGGCCATACATATAAAAAGCTCTTTCGAAAAAATTTTGAAAGCACGAGATCTTATCAACTTTTGACAAGAGATTCAACGAAAGATAAAAGGCAACTGAAAGGCTTTTGTCAGTTCAGTTGCAAAATAAATTCTAAAGCTTGCTTAAATATTGCTCTAAGCCCCAAACAATGCTTTTTTTCATTCCGTCTTTGTTTTCGGGAAAACTTAAAATAAGAGACTGGTAGCAGTTTGTAAAATAATCAAGCGCAGATTCTTTTTCAAAAAGGGGAGCCTCGTTAAAAGAGACAGCTTCCATATCCCACCCTTTGATAGACTCAATCAGGCTTGAAATTAATTCTTTGGTGATAAACCCCTGTTTTCTCCCGTCTCCTAGATCTCTTCCAATGATCCCTCTTTTTTTAAAGGATTCGTGCCTTTCCTCCTCGGACATGCCTTTTAGGAATTCTTTATGAATATCAATATTTTTCGGATCAAAAAGGGTCAAAAGAAAATGGCTTGTCCAGTTTAAAGCAGGCTCTTTTGAAATAAGCTTATCGCCATCTTCTCTGCATTTAAATAAGGCGTGGGCTACGTTTGTTGTTTCTTTAAAGGTACTCTCAGATACTTCGGGGTGTTTTGAAACTTTTCTCATAAGTTTATGTGAAAAAAGGTCTGTTGATTCAGTCTCAAAATAAACACTTGCAAAATCCTCAATCATAGATGACACTTTTTCGGAATTTTTTAATGTTTTGGAAGAAGATCGTTCTTCTTTTGAAACAATGGCTATAAATCTCCCTAAGCTTTCTTTAAGTTCTTCTTTTGGAATCGCATGGCTTGCTAAATTAATGGCTATTTGAAGGGCCTCTTCTCTATAGTCAACGCGGGATGTATTCATAATAATTTAAGCCTTTTTAAAATTTTACGGATGAACAAAGGCAAAAAATTATTAGATCTTTTCGATTTATGCAAACAGTTTTTAAAATTTTATTGAGTGTGAATTAAGCCTACACGCTTAAAGTAAAAACACCGTCAAAAAGCCTTTTTACAGGCCCTAAAAGGGTGAGCTTTTGAGGTTTTTTATGATGGAGAGTAAAATTAACTTCGAGAATATCTCCTGACTTGACATGCACTTGAATAGGCGATTTGAGGCCATGAAGGACGCTTGCCGCTAAGGCAGAAGCTGCAACGCCGGTTCCACAAGCTAAAGTTTCATCTTCAACACCTCGCTCAAACGTCCTTACCTCGATATGGGTATGATGCAACTTGACGACATTAAAGTTTGTGCCATTTGGTTTAAAAGCTTCGTGATGGCGAATCATTGATCCTATAGCAAGAAGGGGAAAGCTTTCAATATCCGAGGCAAAATGGACGACATGAGGCACGCCCGTATTAAGGTATGCAAAGCGCCAGGGCTGGCCATTTAATTCAATTTCCTCGTGCCATTGAATGTCTAAAACTTCTCCTAAAGAGATTTCGATGCCTTGATCTTTAAGCCTCGCTTCTAAAATTCTCTCTTTAGTTTGAAGGGTGTAAAAGTTTTTTGTCTGGATGCCAAGGGATGCTGCAAAATGAACGGCGGTTCTTGCTCCATTTCCACACATTTCAGCTTCCGAACCATCACTATTAAAAAATCTAAGTCTAAAAGAGGCGCGGTCAGAAAGCTCTAAAAGAATTAAACCATCGGCGCCTATGCCTTCTTTTCTATGGCATAACTGCTTGGCTATCAGAGGCCAGTTAAGTTCATGGGGGCTTCTATTGTCGATCAAAATGAAATCGTTTCCGGCACCGGAATATTTTGCAAAAGAGAGTTCTTTTTCAGACTTCATCACTTTCTCATTTGCCGGATAAGAAGCTATCATGGACTCAACTGGCATACACTTTGAACTTATTTTAGTAATTTTTCAAGATCTTCATTTTTTGTGACGATATGATCGAGAAGTCCAAAGTCTTTGGCTTCATTAGCTGTCATCCAAGTGTCTCGGTCGATGGCTTTTTCAATTTCTTCAGCCGATTTTCCCGTGGCTTCTACGTAAATTTTTACAAGCGTGCTTCTTGTTTTAATCATTTCCCTGGCTTGAATATCCAAGTCGGTTGCTTGCCCTTGCAGAACGCCGCCAATTAGAGGTTGGTGGATCATAATGCGAGAGTGCGGGGTTGCAAGCCTTCTACCTTTTGCAGCACAAAGGCTTAAAACAGAACCCATTGAAGCTGCAAGCCCTGTAATCATCGTGTAAACAGGAGAAGAAATCATTTTTACCTGATCCCAGATAGCAAAGCCGGCATCGACAGCGCCGCCCGGGCTATTAATCACAAGTAAAATGGGTTCTCCCTGAGATTTTAATTCAAGGTACCAGAGTTTTCGAATAATTTGATACGCTGTTTCAGAACGAACATCATCACAGAGAAAAATACGTCGTTTATCTAAAAGATCTTGTTCGATTTTATCATCCAGGTGCAAGAATGGGCTGAGATCTTTATCAGCTGGAGCTTTTGCCATTGACTACCTCGGTCGGGTTATTTTATTTTCATAAACTTAAAATTTCTATTTCATCGAATTTAAGCGTATTAATCAATACTTTATATCAATTTTCGCAATACTTTCGAGTTCAATCCTTTTTCAAGGAGTTTGGAGCTATTAGACTACTTTCGAAATTCTATTTTTAAACAATTTTTTTTGAAGTTCTTTTTGTCCAAAAACAGTTCATTTTAATAGAGAAAGAAGTCTATTTATTCATCAATTGTAATTTCCGGATAGAGCGGGTATTCCTTAAGAAGTCTTGCAACTGTCTCTTGACTTGACTCTAAAATATTTTCAGGTACAATCGCTTTGGCTTTACTTTTCTGACCATCTTTTTGGGTATCGGGTTCAGCTGACTTTAAGACTGACGCGATAATCTTTGCAATTTCAGCCATTTCCTTCTCTCCCATGCCAAGTGTTGTTAGAGCAGGTGTCCCGACGCGAATGCCGCTTGTATACCAAGGACCGTTTGGATCGTTCGGTATGGAATTTCGGTTAACGGTAAGATGCGCTTTTCGAAGGAGCGTTTCTGCTTGTCTTCCATTTATCTTTAGCGGAGTTAGGTCTACAATTAAAAGATGGTTTTCTGTTCCATTAGTCAGAACTTTTAAGCCTAGCTCCTGCAAAAACGAGGCGAGAAGGCTCGCATTTTCAACAACTTTTGAAGCATAGTTTCTAAAAGCCTGAGTGTTGGCTTCTTTAAAAGCGATGGCTTTAGCTGCGATCACATGGGGAAGCGGGCCTCCCATAACAAGAGGGCAGCCTTTATTAACTGCTTCACTAAACTCATCGTTTGCAAGAACAATACCGCCCCTTGGGCCTCTTAAGGTTTTATGTGTGGTTGAGGTGACAATATGGGCATAAGGAATCGGATCAAACTCACCTTGAAAAACTTTTCCGGCGACAAGGCCTGAAAAGTGAGCCATATCTACAATTAAAACGGCATTCACTTCATCGGCAATGGCGCGCATTTTAGCGAAATTAATTTTTCTTGGATAAGCGGAGTAGCCGGCTAATAAAATAAGCGGCTTTTCTTTAATCACTTGAGCTTTAAGGGCTTCATAGTCAATTAAGCCTGTTTTGGGATCAACGCCATAGCTTACGGACTGCATCATTTTCGAAGAGATATTGTGTCTATAGCCATGTGTCAAATGGCCTCCCGCACCGAGGGCGAGGCCCATGACTTTTTGCTTGTTTAGAACTTGTCGTACTGTTTCATATTCGCTTTCTGTTAATTCATCGAGCGTGGCTTTTCCAAGGGCTTGAATTTCTTTATTCTGCACTCTCTCTGTAAGAACTGCCCAAAAAGCGATCAGGTTTGCGTCGGCACCGGAATGGGGTTGGACGTAAGCGTGCTTTGCGCCGAGTAAAGACTTAAGTTCTTCTTGAGCCATGGATTCTAACGTGTCGACGTTTTCGCAACCTGCATAAAACCTATGAAACGGGTAGCCTTCGGCATATTTGTCCGTTAACAAATTGCCCATAGCTAGCTGAACCGCTAAAGAGGAGTAATTTTCCGAAGCAATAAGTTTAAGATAGGACCTTTGATCCTTCAATTCCTGAATAATGGCTTGGCTGACTTTAGGCTCGGAATTTTCAATATGATCTAAAGAAGCAAGATAGGCAATAGCAGCGGTTGAGCGCTCGCTCTCTTTGGTTTTTTCAAAATATTTTTTTAAATAATGCGACATGCTTAACCCTTTAACTCGAATGAGGAATTAATAGACTTCTTTCGAAACTCCATTCAATTGTTAAAATAACTTTTTTTGGCATCTTTTTCCTAAATTTTTCAACATAGGTCATCCTATGTTTTCAAAATTTATCAAAAAATTGCACAAAACCAGCCCATTCTTCCAATCAAACCAAGTTTCGAAAAGAAGTCCAATGATGAAGGATGAAGGTTTAAAAGTAAACCGGTTTCCATTCTCAATAGGATGCAAAGTAATATTTTGAAAATAATGCTCTTTCGAAAGAAGTTTAATAAAAGAGTTCAAAAAAAAAGATAAAGAGACCAATGTATGCAAAATTATGTTTTAAAACTCTTGTTATCGGGAGCTTTTATGAAGGTCGATTATTGTTTGAAAGTGGCTCTTGTGGCAGCATTAGCAGGTATTTTGTTTGGTTATGATACAGGGGTGATGTCAGGCGCTATCCTTTTTGTAGCAGAAGAATTTGGCCTAGATTCTACAATGAATGGGATAGTCGTAGGCGCGGTCTTGTTCGGGGCGCTTTTAGGAGCTGCTTTTAGCGGCAGGATTGCGGATGCGCTGGGGAGAAAAAAACTTCTTATCCTAACTGCTATAGCGTTCATTTTGGGCTCAATAGGAACAGCCTTTTCCCCCTCCATTGCTACTTTAACGATAGGGCGCTTATTTATAGGGTTCGCGATAGGGATTGCTTCCTATACAGCCCCTCTTTATATTTCCGAAATTTCTCCGGCTGATAAAAGGGGCCAGCTTGTCTCTTTAAATCAATTGGCTATAAGTCTTGGAATTTTGATTTCATATATTGTAGATTTTTACGCAGCTTCCTATTTCTCTCAAAATGAATGGCGATGGATGTTAGGGCTTGGGGTTGTGCCGGCCATTTTTCTTCTTATTGGAATGATTTACTTACCGGACAGTCCAAGGTGGGTTTTCTCAAAAGGGCGTGAAAGTGAAGCTAAAGAGATCCTTCAAAAAATAAGGGGGCCTAACGTTTCTATTGAAAATGAGCTTGGTGAAATTCGAATGACCCTAAAAGAAGATAGGGAAGACTGGCGTCTGCTTTTTTCAAAGACTCTTAGGCCTGCTATTTATACAGGCTTTGGCTTAGCTGCCATACAACAAATAACCGGCATCAACACCATCCTTTATTACGCTCCGACCATCCTTCGTCTTTCAGGATTTGAATCAAATAATGCCGCCATTTTTGCTACTATGGGAATCGGGGTTGTCTTTGTCCTCTTTACTCTTCTTTCGCTAAGATTGATTGATACTCTTGGCAGAAAGCCGCTTCTCTTTATGGGGCTTTTAGGTATGAGTCTTGGACTTTCCCTTTTAGTGTTTGTTTTTGCAAATCCCAAAAATCAAATCGTCCATTGGCTTGCTATTTCCAGCATGCTTCTTTACATCGCAAGCTTTGCAGTAAGTCTTGGGCCTGTTGTTTGGCTTTTAATTTCTGAGATATACCCGTTAAAAATCAGGGGCATAGGGGCAAGTCTTGCAACGTGTGTGAATTGGGGCTCTAATCTAATTGTCACGGCTACTTTTTTAAGTCTCGTTGATTGGATAGAGGTGAGTGGAACTTTTTCCCTTTACCTGTCCTTAAGTCTTTTTTCTTTATTCTTTATCTATTATTTTGTCCCTGAAACAAAAGGGGTTACACTTGAAAAAATTGAAGAGCATTTGATGGCGAACAAGCCTTTTCGCGAGTTAAAAAAGCCAGTTGAACAAGCATTAAGCTAAGGAAAGAAAAATGAATTTTTTTCAGAACATACAACCTACCGAATATCAGTTTTATAAACCGAAACAACTTGTACTTGGAAAAACGATGGAAGAGCATCTTCGGCTTTCCGTTTGTTTTTGGCATACCTTCTGCTGGCAGGGCACCGACATGTTCGGTAAATCCGTTTTTGAAAGGCCATGGAAAACTAAAGAAGAGAAAATTAGAGCCGGTTTTGAATTTATTGAAAAGCTTAGCCTTAAATATTACACCTTTCATGATGTGGATGTAGCGGATGAGGGACCTTTAGAGGAAGTCGTTGGCTTAATGGCTGAGGAGATGGAAAAAAGGCAAATCGAGCTTCTTTGGGGAACCGCCAATTTAACGGGTCATCCCCGCTATCTTGCAGGGGCTGCGACAAACCCGGATCCTTATGTTTTTGCATCGGCTGTCCATCAGGTTAAAGAAACTCTCGATGCCACTCATCAACTAAATGGGCATAATTATGTGCTTTGGGGAGGAAGAGAAGGGTATGAGACGCATTTAAATACCGATATGGCCCAAGAGTTGAATCAGCTAGGCAGGTTTTTATCTCTTCTTGCAGATTATAAACATAAAATCGGCTTTAAAGGCACTCTTTTGATCGAGCCGAAACCCCACGAGCCTACAAAGCATCAATATGATTTTGATGTGGCCAATGTTTATGCTTTTTTACAGAAACATGGCCTTGAAAAAGAATATAAGGTTAATATCGAATGCAACCATGCGACCCTTTCCGGCCACACCCTTCCTCATGAAGTAGCTTACGCTATTGCCCATGACTTATTTGGGAGCATCGATGCCAATCAAGGCGACCCTTTGCTTGGCTGGGACACAGACCAATTTCCAAGTGATATCAATACCTATACTCAAACGCTCTACCTTATTTTGTTAAATGGCGGGTTCCAAAGCGGCGGCTTTAACTTAGATGCAAAGGTAAGACGTCAAAGCTTGGATCTTGAAGATCTTTTTTATGGCCATGTCTTAGGGATTGAAACGATAGCCAAAGCTCTTTTAAACGCAGCACACCTTATAGAGACGGGTCATCTTCAAGAAATTGTTAGAAAAAGATATCAGGGTTGGGAAACAGATTTTGGAAAACAAATAATGAGCGGGAAGATGAGCTTTGAAACGATTTCAAATTACGTTAAAACAAATAAAATTAATCCGAAACCGGTCTCCGGAAGACAAGAATACATTGAGCTTTATTTAAATAGAATCAATGCCGAACATGAAGATGTAGCTCTCATCTAAAGGACAAAGGCTTCACTTCACAAGTGAAGCCTTGAATTCTAAAAGAAGTTGTTTACTCGATTTCAAAAAGAATCAAATTAACCTCTTCAATTGAGAGAAACTACCAATTTGGTAGAAACTGGTAGGAAATTGGTAGGAAAATCATCTTCGTTTTAAAGCAAAGTCATTTAAGTAACTTTCCTCTAAGTCTGCATAATGCTTTATTAAAGCATGATAGGCTTCCGGGTTTTTCGGCACAATTTTTTCCTCTTGGCCATTTTCAAAAAAGTTTGCGAGAAGGGATTTAAAAGTAAGTTTTGCATTCAAAGAAAAATAAGCATAGGCTGCCCTTAAACAAGCGCCAAGGCAGGCGCTATTTGAAACTTTTCTTTCAATAACACTCGCATTAAAAACATCTGCCATAATTTGAAGAAGCACCTTATTTTTAGAGGCTCCCCCTGTCGCATAAATTAGAGTCGGCGCTTTCCCCATCCAAGCAGAATGAACTTTCATTGAAAGCATCTCTGCTTCAAGAAGCGCTCGACAGTTGCCCGGAACATCTTCTTCATTTAGATGAAAACGATGGACTCCTGCTTCTAAAACTTTTGGGACAATCTCTGTTTCAAAAAAGGGAAGCAAGAGTTTACCGTCATTTCCAGGTTTTGCTTTCAAAACCTCATTTTCAAAAGATTTTAAATCGAGGGAGTAAAGCGATCTCATTTTTTCAATGGCAAGAGCCCCGTTTTTAAAGCAGTTTAGGGTCATAAAATGGCCATCAGGACTTCTGAAGACATGGCCTTCTCCTTTTTCATCAAAGCGAAAAGTGTCCATATGTCCAAAGTAGGTAAAACTTGTCCCTAAACTTATGGCGGAAACATTAGATTCCGCGATTCCAAGGCCTAGTAAAGAATCGGGGTTATCTCCCGACCAGATGATAGCTAATGCTTTTGGATTTAAACCATATTTGATCGTAAAATAAGGGCTGACTTCGCCAATAATTCTCCAAGAAGGAGAAAGAGGAGGCAATTTTTCTAAAAGATGGTCTGCTGTGGCCTCTAAAAAAGGCTTAGACCAAGCGCCCTTTTCAATCGACATTAAATTCATTCCTGAACCATCGGCGGTATCAATCGGACTTATAGATCCTGATAAAATCGAGCTCATGAAACCGCTAATAAGGGATATTAAACCTGTGTTTTTGTAGGATGCCGGCTCTTCTTTAAAAAATTTTCTAATCTGCGGCCCGGTAAATCTTTCAAATAGGGAAGAGCCGGTTTCTTTTAAGGCAAAGAGGCTTCCTCCCACGGCTTTTTCAATTTCAAGACATTCCTGACTTGTGCTGGCATCCATCCAAATAGGTGAGAGGTCTTTTGAAAACCCATTTTCAAAATTTTCCTTTAACGACTTGTTTGGATTTAAGTTTTTAAAAGCGGATTTTCCTCTTTCATTGAGGTAAACCGAGCCGTGCTGCTGCGCTGAACCTGAGACTGCTGAGATTAAAGTTAAGTCGAGACCTTTTCTTATCATACGTTCAAAGGCCATATCCAGGGCTTCAGCAAAAAGTAAAGAAGGGGTCGTTTTTGATAAGCCGTCATGGAGGACTCCATGTTTAGTCTGATAATGAGGCAAATCAGAATCATAATGAACCGAATCTTCGTAAATTATTTTTTTGTTTTGATAGTCGATAATTGTGGTTTTCAAACTTTGCGTTCCGCAATCGAATCCTAAAAATAACGCGTCCATTACCTTGATCTTGGGTTCATTTTGATTAAATTGACAGAGTATGGTTTTTTTTCAGAAAAAAGGGGAGGATTTCGTGAAATTTTTCTTGAGAATTAACGATGAAAGGACTAAGTTATTACTATTGACCTAAACTTTGTATTTATTTTCAGCAATTCTGTAAATTTTCTTGCGATCTTCACGCTTTTTTTCTTGAGAATGTATATGAAGCCGTTCTCACCTGAAAAAAATCGCGAAATTCATCAAGAAATCTTCCAAAATCAAAGAAGATAAACCCCAAAGCTCTGGGTAGTTCATATTAAGAGCTCGCAATTTTTAAGGAAAGCTATGCCAAATTTTCAAAATTCTTCTCAAGGCAACATTTTAGAAATTCTCGCCACGATCCTTGAAATCCAAGAACTTGACATGCAAATGATTCAGTTGATGCGATTAAAAAAGGAACGTCAACGAGAACTTGAAAATATCAATGCGATTAAAGGTGATTTGACTCATCAAGTTAAAGCGAAAGAAGATGAAATTGTTGAACTTAAAACAATTATCAAGATTAGTGAAGAAGAGTTAGGCGAACTTCAAAATCACATTAAAGATCTTGAGAATAAACAAAGTTCTATCAAAAAAGTTGATGAATTCAACGCTTTAAGCCATGAAATGGCCGCCTCAGATAAACAGCGCACTTTAAAAGAACAATCTCTCAGCGATCTATACGACAAATTAACGAATGAAGAAGATCACCTTAAAAATTTTAGAGAAAGCTTGGAATCCACGACTGAAAGCAGCAAAGTATTGGAAAACGAGATTTTTGAGCGCATTTCTGCTATAAATAAAGAAGGGAAGGTGATTAAGGAGCAGCGAGATGAACTCGTTAAGCAAGCCGATCCAGAAGTTTTCCGTATTTATGAGCGTCTTTTAAATAATAAAAAAGACCGTGTGATTGTGCCTATCGAAAATAGAACTTGCAGCGGCTGCCATATCCAACTTACCCCTCAAGATGAAAACCTCGTTCGGAAAGCTGAACGCATCACTTTCTGCGAACATTGTTCCCGAATTTTATATTGGGCTGAAACTAACGAAGCTGACGCGCAAGTTGGAACAAGAGTTAGAAGAAGGCGTACCACCAAACAAACTGCTTAAAAACCATTTTCCTGGGAAGAGGCGCAAATTGCTCTTTCTAACTTGTTAGAAGGGGAGGAAAGTCTGGACTCCATAGGAGAGGATACCAGCGAAAGGCTGGGGGCCGTAAGGCTACGGAAAGTGCAACAGAAAGTATTCCGCGGCTTATCTTCCTTCGGGGAGATAGACCGACAGGGTGAAATGTCTGTTTTAGGAACAGACCCCATCCGGAGTAATCCGGATGAAGCGGC
This DNA window, taken from Criblamydia sequanensis CRIB-18, encodes the following:
- the dapF gene encoding diaminopimelate epimerase, whose amino-acid sequence is MPVESMIASYPANEKVMKSEKELSFAKYSGAGNDFILIDNRSPHELNWPLIAKQLCHRKEGIGADGLILLELSDRASFRLRFFNSDGSEAEMCGNGARTAVHFAASLGIQTKNFYTLQTKERILEARLKDQGIEISLGEVLDIQWHEEIELNGQPWRFAYLNTGVPHVVHFASDIESFPLLAIGSMIRHHEAFKPNGTNFNVVKLHHTHIEVRTFERGVEDETLACGTGVAASALAASVLHGLKSPIQVHVKSGDILEVNFTLHHKKPQKLTLLGPVKRLFDGVFTLSV
- a CDS encoding ATP-dependent Clp protease proteolytic subunit translates to MAKAPADKDLSPFLHLDDKIEQDLLDKRRIFLCDDVRSETAYQIIRKLWYLELKSQGEPILLVINSPGGAVDAGFAIWDQVKMISSPVYTMITGLAASMGSVLSLCAAKGRRLATPHSRIMIHQPLIGGVLQGQATDLDIQAREMIKTRSTLVKIYVEATGKSAEEIEKAIDRDTWMTANEAKDFGLLDHIVTKNEDLEKLLK
- a CDS encoding glycine hydroxymethyltransferase; this encodes MSHYLKKYFEKTKESERSTAAIAYLASLDHIENSEPKVSQAIIQELKDQRSYLKLIASENYSSLAVQLAMGNLLTDKYAEGYPFHRFYAGCENVDTLESMAQEELKSLLGAKHAYVQPHSGADANLIAFWAVLTERVQNKEIQALGKATLDELTESEYETVRQVLNKQKVMGLALGAGGHLTHGYRHNISSKMMQSVSYGVDPKTGLIDYEALKAQVIKEKPLILLAGYSAYPRKINFAKMRAIADEVNAVLIVDMAHFSGLVAGKVFQGEFDPIPYAHIVTSTTHKTLRGPRGGIVLANDEFSEAVNKGCPLVMGGPLPHVIAAKAIAFKEANTQAFRNYASKVVENASLLASFLQELGLKVLTNGTENHLLIVDLTPLKINGRQAETLLRKAHLTVNRNSIPNDPNGPWYTSGIRVGTPALTTLGMGEKEMAEIAKIIASVLKSAEPDTQKDGQKSKAKAIVPENILESSQETVARLLKEYPLYPEITIDE
- a CDS encoding sugar porter family MFS transporter; protein product: MQNYVLKLLLSGAFMKVDYCLKVALVAALAGILFGYDTGVMSGAILFVAEEFGLDSTMNGIVVGAVLFGALLGAAFSGRIADALGRKKLLILTAIAFILGSIGTAFSPSIATLTIGRLFIGFAIGIASYTAPLYISEISPADKRGQLVSLNQLAISLGILISYIVDFYAASYFSQNEWRWMLGLGVVPAIFLLIGMIYLPDSPRWVFSKGRESEAKEILQKIRGPNVSIENELGEIRMTLKEDREDWRLLFSKTLRPAIYTGFGLAAIQQITGINTILYYAPTILRLSGFESNNAAIFATMGIGVVFVLFTLLSLRLIDTLGRKPLLFMGLLGMSLGLSLLVFVFANPKNQIVHWLAISSMLLYIASFAVSLGPVVWLLISEIYPLKIRGIGASLATCVNWGSNLIVTATFLSLVDWIEVSGTFSLYLSLSLFSLFFIYYFVPETKGVTLEKIEEHLMANKPFRELKKPVEQALS
- the xylA gene encoding xylose isomerase; translated protein: MNFFQNIQPTEYQFYKPKQLVLGKTMEEHLRLSVCFWHTFCWQGTDMFGKSVFERPWKTKEEKIRAGFEFIEKLSLKYYTFHDVDVADEGPLEEVVGLMAEEMEKRQIELLWGTANLTGHPRYLAGAATNPDPYVFASAVHQVKETLDATHQLNGHNYVLWGGREGYETHLNTDMAQELNQLGRFLSLLADYKHKIGFKGTLLIEPKPHEPTKHQYDFDVANVYAFLQKHGLEKEYKVNIECNHATLSGHTLPHEVAYAIAHDLFGSIDANQGDPLLGWDTDQFPSDINTYTQTLYLILLNGGFQSGGFNLDAKVRRQSLDLEDLFYGHVLGIETIAKALLNAAHLIETGHLQEIVRKRYQGWETDFGKQIMSGKMSFETISNYVKTNKINPKPVSGRQEYIELYLNRINAEHEDVALI
- a CDS encoding xylulokinase encodes the protein MDALFLGFDCGTQSLKTTIIDYQNKKIIYEDSVHYDSDLPHYQTKHGVLHDGLSKTTPSLLFAEALDMAFERMIRKGLDLTLISAVSGSAQQHGSVYLNERGKSAFKNLNPNKSLKENFENGFSKDLSPIWMDASTSQECLEIEKAVGGSLFALKETGSSLFERFTGPQIRKFFKEEPASYKNTGLISLISGFMSSILSGSISPIDTADGSGMNLMSIEKGAWSKPFLEATADHLLEKLPPLSPSWRIIGEVSPYFTIKYGLNPKALAIIWSGDNPDSLLGLGIAESNVSAISLGTSFTYFGHMDTFRFDEKGEGHVFRSPDGHFMTLNCFKNGALAIEKMRSLYSLDLKSFENEVLKAKPGNDGKLLLPFFETEIVPKVLEAGVHRFHLNEEDVPGNCRALLEAEMLSMKVHSAWMGKAPTLIYATGGASKNKVLLQIMADVFNASVIERKVSNSACLGACLRAAYAYFSLNAKLTFKSLLANFFENGQEEKIVPKNPEAYHALIKHYADLEESYLNDFALKRR